Part of the Candidatus Palauibacter australiensis genome is shown below.
ACGGCTCGCCTTCCAGAACCGGAGCCCGGCCGAGCCCCGCATCTCCGACGAGATGGCGGGGATCGAGCCCGACCTGCGGGCGCAACTGGCGCGCGTGTTCGGGGCCGGGACCGAGGAGGTCGCGCTCACGCACAGCACCTCCGAGGGGATCTCCATCGTCGCCTGGAGCCTGAACTGGGAGCCGGGAGACGAGGTCGTGATCTCCAACACGGAACACCCCGCCAACGTCGTCCCGTGGTACGTCCTCCGCGACCGGTTCGGGATCGCGATCCGCGAGATCGACCTGAGTCCCGGAACCGGGCTCATCGACGAGGTTCGCGGCCAACTCTCGGACCGTACGCGGATGGTGAGCATCAGCCATGTGTCGCGGAACAACGGACGAACGCTGCGGACGGACGAGTCCGCCGAACTGGGGGACTTGCTGCGCTCCCGCGGCGTGCGCTACCACCTCGACGGGGCGCAGGGCCCCGGCTGCGTACCGACCGACTTCCGCGCCCTCGGCTGCGATGGCTATTCGACCTGCGGCCACAAGTGGCTGCTCGCCCCCAAGGGCACGGGCGCGCTCTTCGTGCGCCGGGAGATGCTCGACGACGTGCACCTGAGCTGGGCCGGTTCGCACAGCCACGCGACGATGGACTACGAGGGTGGCTACACGCTCCTCCCCAGCGCCGCCCGCTACGAGTTCGGCACCCGCGCGCTGGCGGACTTCGCCGGCTTCGCCCGCGCGGTGGAGTGGATGGAGGGTGTCGGCCTGGGGAAGATCGAAGAGCGGATCCAATCGCTCGTCGACCACGCGATCGAAGTCGTGGACGCCACCGAGGGACTGGGCGTGTCCTCCCCGCGGGCGCGCCCGGACCGCTCCGGCGTGTTCGTCGTTCAACTCCAAGAGGGGTGCGACGCCACGCAGCTCTACAACGATCTGCGCGAAGACGAAGGGATCCTCGCCTCCCCCGTCCGGGAGGAGCGCGACTTCCGACTATCCATCCACTTCTTCAACACCCGCGACGAGATCGACACCGCGATCGCGGCCATCGCGGAGCGCTGCACCTGACCGGGAGGCGTCCCTACACCACGCGTCTCGGGAGCCGTGGATTCATGGACTGGATGATGCCGAGGAAGCCGCGGCCCGTCCGTTCGGCGACGGTGTGGGGGAGCACGGACGGATGGTCGGGGCCGATAAGGGTGGCGACGTCGCCGACCTCGACCGTCTTCTCCGGGCCGATGTCGAGGATGGTGTGCGCGGAGTTGACCCCGCCGGCGACGGGGTACAGGCGGCCGTTGATCAGCACGTCGCACGTCCCGTTCGCCTCGGACGGATAGCCGTCGGTACGGCCGATCGGCAGCAGCGCCACCCAGGTGGCCCGGTCGGCGGTGAAGGTGTGGCGGAAACCCGCGCCGTCGCCCGGCTTGAGGCGCTCGACCCGCACGACGCGCGCGTTCATGCGAAACACGGGCCTGAGGTCGGCCATCTCCCGGGCGCCCTCCCCGCCGGAAAGGTGGTTTCCGAACAGCGCGTTCCCGGGCCGCACCATGTCGTAGTGCGCCTCGGGCAGGTTGAACAGTTCGAAGGAGGGCGAAGCGTGGAGGGTGCCGAGGGGAAGGTTCTTCCCGCGGGCCCAGGCGAGGAGTTCCTCGAAGCGCGCAAGCTGCTCCCGGTTGAAGTCGAGATCGTGAATGAACATGGTGTAGGTGCCGTTCACGTCGACGTATTCGCTCTGCACGAGTTCCTCGATCCACCCGCGCGCGCGGGTGTACGGCATCCCCTCCCGGTTCATCCCCGTATCGATGAAGAGCTGAACGGGCACGGGACGGCCGAGTCGCCTGGACACGCTCCGCAGCCGCGCGGGCGCATCATCCAGCCACACGGACGGGAGCACGTCGTGTCTCGCCAGCTCCTCGATCTCATCCTCGGATCCCTCGGCCATGACCACGATGGGCTTGGTCACCCCCTCCTCCCGCATGGCGAGCGCCTCCTCGACGCGCACGGCGGCGATGCCGCCCACCTCGGGCATCCCGGCGAGGAGCGGCCCGACCGCACGGTCGCCCAGGCCGTACGCGTTGTTCTTTACGACGGCGAGGATGGGGCGGCCGCCCGCCAGCCGCGCGGCCTCGCGGACGTTGTGGGTCCAGGCGGCGCGGTCGAGTTCGATCCACGGGTCGAAGCGCTCGGGAGTGTAGACGCGGTCGGTCGCTGCACCGGCGGACAGCAGGCCGGCACCCGTACCGCGCGTTCTCGCGGCGGTCGCGCAGCCGGAGGTGGCGGCAAGCCCCAGGGCGGCCCCGGTCAGGTGGAGGAACCGGCGGCGCGGGAGAGGCGATGACGGGCGATCCATGGGGCCCTCCGGGCTCAGCAGGCGATGTGTTGAGTGAGGCGAATGTACGCTTAAGCCCGCAGCGTAGGCACGTCGTAAAGCGGGATGCGCGAATCGCGGGTGACGAGGATGAGCCCTTCAGCCCGGGCCTGAGCGATGAGCATCCTGTCGAACGGATCGCGGTGGTGCAGCGGCAGGGTCGCCGCTCGCTCGGCGTGATCGAACGTCAGCGGCAGGTGCGCGAACCGCTTTTCCTCCACCACGGCCGCCAGGTTGTCCGGTGCGGCAAGTCGACCCTTGGCCTTCTTGATCGCGATCTCCCACCCGGAGACGGCGCTCACGAACACCTCGCTGTCCGGGTCCGCGATCGCCTGCCGCGCCGATTCGGCGATGTGACGAAAGTCGGACACCCACCAGAGAAACGCGTGTGTGTCGAGCAGCAGCCGCATCGTCAGTCAGCGCCGGGGAAGATTCTGGAGTTTTCGAACGCCGCAACGATCTCGTCATCCTCGTCGTCGAAGTCCGGAGCCATCACGATCCGCCCCTCCAGACCGCCCGGCTGTCGAGGCTCGACGGATTCCTCGTACGGCGTCAACCGCACCCACGGTTGTCCCGAGTTGCAGATCACGACCTCTTCCCCCTCTCGGGCCAGCCTGGCGAGACGGGAAAGCTGTGACTTTGCTTCATGCATGTTGACCTTCATGGGATCATGTATCCTCTCGGCGGTCGACGAGCTATGGCTAAGCTAAGTCTAGCTAAGCTCCGTTGAATCGACAACCCACTGAACAACGCCGAATCAACAATCGTTGCACTGCGGAACAGGTTGTCAATTCTTGCCAACTTCGGTACGCTCAGGAACATGAACACCATGAACATCTCGCTTCCCGCCCCGATGAAGTCGTTTGTCGACCAGCAGGTCGCCGAGCGTGGTTACGGAAGTTGCAGCGCGTACATCCGTGAGCTGATCCGCCGAGACCAGGATCGGCAGCACCTTCGAGGGCTGCTGCTGGAGGGCGGTGAGTCCGATCCCGCCGTCACCGCCGATACGGCCTACTTCGACGCGCTACGCGCCCGGGTTCGCAGGCACGCGACGGAGTGACGCCGGAATCCGTGGTCCTGAGGGCGGCGGCCCGTCGGGACGTGGATGAGGCGATCACTCACTACCTGAAGGAAGCCGGCTCGCAGGTCGTGCTCGGTTTCATTGAGGCGCTCCAGGAGGCCTTCGGGCACATCGCTGACAACCCGCGATCCGGTTCGCACCGGCACGGTCACGAGGTGAACCTGCCCGGACTGCGCTCGCGGCCGCTCAGGGGTTACCCCCACCTCGCCTTCTACATGACAGGACACAACCGGATCGACTTCTGGCGCATCCTGCACGACCGACGCGACGTCCCGGAATGGCTGCGGGACTCCTGAGCAGGGTCCCGGCGTATGTCTGGACGTTCCTGGCACTGGCCGGGGGTCTGGCCGCCGGCGGGTTCTTCCCGGGGCCGCTCGCTCCGGTGGCCGACGCCACGGCGACGCTTATCGCCTGGGTGGTCGCCGTCGTGCCGCTGCTTATTCTGGCGGCCCTCAGCCCGGCGATCGCCACGCTGGTGCGGCGCGGGCTCGCCGGGCGCTTCGCGGGCGCGGTCGTTCTCTGGTATGTCTTCACGTCGACCGTCGCCGGTCTCATCGCCGTCGTGACCTCCGCCACGATCTTTCGCATCCCGCTGGCCACCGGGGACCGGGGCGTGTGGACCGAAGCCGCCGCGATGCTGCGAAGCCTCGGGGAGGGCGGGGCCTCGTGGCCGCTGCTCGCGATTCTCGCCGGAGTCCTGCTCGGAGCCTTCGGCGCACGGCACGATCCGACCTACCGCGTGCTGCGACGAATCGCCGACTCGATCGAGAAGGCGGGCGGCAAGCTGGCCTACGTCATGCTTCCGCTCATTCTCGCCTTCGGCATCACCCTGGGCGTGCGCTTCGGCGCGAGCCTGGGGCTCTCCCACTATCTGACGATGGCCGCCTATACCGGCGGGCTCGTCCTGGTCTGGTGGGCCTTCTACACGTTCGTGCTCGTGCGGAGGGTGGGACGGCGGCCCGTGGGCCCCGTGTTGAGCGGGTACTATGTGCCCACGGCGGTCTTCGCCGCAGGCACGTGTTCGTCGCTGGCGACGCTCCCGGTGAACCTCGCGAACGCGAAGAAGGTCGGCGTGCGCGACGAGGTGGCGGACTTCGTCCTCCCGTTCGGCGCCGTCGCGAACCTGGACGCGAGCGCGCTGGCCTACGTCGCGTATGGACCCTTCGTCGTCAGCTACGTGTTCGGCCTGGAATTGAGCTGGATGATGATGCTCGCCGCGTGGCCCGCCGTCGTCCTGTTCACGATCGCCGCTCCCGGGCTCCCGGCCGGGATGGGCACGGCGCTGTGGAGCGCGACGCTGTTCGCGAGCATGCTGGGGCTCGAGGGCCAGGCGCAGGGGGAGTTCATCGCGGGCTGGATCGCGCTCTCCGGAGGCATCCCGGACATGCTGCGCACGGCGACCAACACGACCGGAGACGGCTACACGGCGATCATCTTCGACGGCCGCTTCGATGAGTTCTTCGCGAGGGATCGTGGCTGACGGAAGGGTGGCTGGCGGTACGGTAGCCGAGGCGGACGTGAACCTCTCGCCCGGAGCGCGGCGGCTCGTGCACGTGAACGGACGGGTGCTGCCGGGTGAAGTCGTCGTGATCGTGACCGATCCAACGATGGGGCGGTACGCGGAGGCCGTCGCCACGGCCGCCCGCGAGGCCGGGGCCGCCGTGACCGTTTGCATCATCCCGATGCGGGACCAGGACGGGCAGGAGCCACCGCCGCCCGTCGCGCGCGCCATGGCCGAAGCGGCGGTGATCTTCTCTCCCGTACGCGTCTCGATCACCCACACCCGCGCGATGCGGGCCGCCCTCGAGGCCGGGGCGCGCGTCTGCATGATGACGGCGTACACCGACGCGATCATGACCAGCCCCGCGCTGCTCGAGACTGACTTCGAGGCGCAGGCCGACGTCTGCCACCGCCTCGGCGCGGCGTTCACCGAGGGCAAGTCCGCGCGCCTCACCTCCCCTCGGGGGACGGATCTCCGCTTCGGGATCGCGGGTCGCGTCGCGAACGTGCTGACCAACGTCCCCGATCCGGGGGAACTCGCTCCCGTCCCGGACATCGAGGTCAACGTCGTGCCGGTGACGGGTTCGGCCGAGGGCACGCTCATCTTCGACGCCTCGGTCCCCTACCTCGGCATCGGCATCCTGGAGGAGCCCATCGTCTGCTCCGTGCGCGAAGGCGCCATCGTGGAGATGTCCGGCGGCGCGCAGGCCGATTTCCTGCGCGAGCATCTGGAATCCTTCGGGGACCCGCACTGCTTCAACGTCGCCGAGTTGGGCGTCGGCCTGAACCCCAACGCCCGCCTCACCGGAGAGATGCTCGAGGACGAGGGCGTCATGGGCACGATCCACATCGGCATCGGAACGAGCCACACCCTCGGAGGCGAGATCGTGGCCCCGACGCACTACGACCTGCTTATGTGGGAACCGACCATCGCCGTCGACGGCCGCGTCGTCCAGCGAGACAAGCAGGTTCTGGTATGAGACGAGGCGCGGAGATCCTCGTGCGGACGTGCGCCGGCGTGCAGCCCGCCGAGGACGTGGTCATCGTCACGGATCCGGAGCGGATGGCGATCGCCCGGGCCGTCGCCGACGCCGCGCTTGAGACCGGAGCTGTCGCAAGCATCGTGATCCCACCCGAGCGGTCGATCGACAACGAAGAGCCGGGACCCGCGGTGGCTGCGGCGCTCTCGGCCGCCGACGCCGCCTTCCTGCCCGTGACCCTGGCGCTGGCCCACACCCGCGCGGTGCGCGAGGCCATAGGCGCCGGAGCCCGAGTGCTCTCCATGACCGCGTTCACCGAGCGGATGATGCGCGAGGGCGGGCTCTTCACGGACTTCCGGGCGCGCAAGCCGCTGTGCGACGCCATCGCGGCGAAGCTCACCGCTGGCGAACGCCTGCGGGTGACGAACCCTGCCGGCACCGATCTCACCATGAGCCTCGCGGGCGTGACCGGGAACAGCCACGCCTGCCTGCTGGACGGCCCCGGCTTCACCGCCGTTCCCAACATCGAAGCCAACTGCGCCCCCGCGCAGGGCACAGCCGAAGGCGTGTTCGTCTGCGATGGGAGCATCCCCTACTACGGCGTCGGCCCGATCCGGGAACCCGTGACCTTCCGCATCTCGAAGGGCTTCGTCACCGATATCGAGGGCGGCGACCAAGCCGGATTCCTCGCGGATCTACTCGCCCGACAGGACGACCGCTGGGTCTACAACCTAGCCCAGTTCGCGTTCGGCCTGAACCCGGCCTGCACCGAATTCACCGGCGAAATGCTCAACGACGAGGGCGTGAACGGCACCGTCCACATCGGCGTCGGCACCTCCGCCAACCTCGGCGGCACCGTCTCCGCCAAGACCCACTTCGACGCCATCGCACGGGCCCCAACCGTGTGGATCGACGACGAAGCGATACTCCGCGACGGAGAGATCCTCGACATGGTGCGCGTCCGCGAAGCACGACGAGCCTTCCGCGAATTCTACGCCACCTGCTTCTGGTCGTACCGCCCCGACCTGGAGATCGGTTTGGACGACGTGGCATGGGTGGCCGAAACCCTCAAGAGGAATGGGAATCTGAAGGCCTGGCAGGTCGCAAGCCGACTGTCCCCCTGACGGTGGTGCTCAAGCGTTCGGAGCGGGACGTTTCGGATTAGGACGTTCCCGCGGGAACGTCCGGGACGCGGATCCGGGCTTCAGAAGTCCTGGACGAGCTCCCGCATGCGGCGCTTGGCCGCCTCATCCGGGAGGCGCCCGAAGGCGGCGCCGATGTTCTCCGCCATGTGATCCGGGTTTGTCGTCTCGGTGAGGGCGCACGTCACGGCGGGGTGGGCGAGGATGTACTTGAGGGAGAACTGCGCCCAGCTCGCGCAGTCGAACTCGACCGCCCAGTCGGGCAATTCGCGCCCGCTCACGCGGCCGAAGTAGCTGCCGTTCATGAACGGACGGTTGATGAGGACGGCGAGTCCGAGATCCTGCGCGAGCGGAAGGAGACGATCCTCCGCGTTGGGTTCCATCACCGAGTAGTTGACCTGGACGAAGTCGAGGGGCTGCGTCCGCATGAACGCCTCGAACGCTTCGTGCTGGGGGATGCTGGAGGTGGTGACGCCGATGTAGCGCGCCTCGCCCGAGTCCTTCCACCGGAGCACGTTGGGCCAGTGCACGTCCAGATCGCGCATGCTCTCGACCTCGAGCAGATCCAGCGTGCGGCTGCCGACGAGCCGCTGGTTCTGCCGCATCTGCTCGATGCCCGCGGCTTCCCCGTCCGTGTTGATCTTCGTGGCGACGAAGAGGCGGCCGCTGAACTCCGGCGCGGTCAGGACCGTGCCGAACTCCGCGTCGATCTCCGGCGTGCGCGGCGAGGTGTCCACGACCCGCCCGCCGTGATCGAGAAGCACGCGGATCACGCCCGCCACGGGCTCCGTCCCTTCGGTCCGGATCTCGAGCACGGGCTTCGAGGAGCCGAAGCCGACGATGGGCAGCGTCTCCTCCGTTCCCGGGATCGGTCGGGTGGGAAGCGTCTCCTGGACCGGGGGCTTGCTCCCGAAAAGGGCGCGCGGGGCAGCCAACACAGCGCCGGCACCCGCCAGACGAATCAGGAAATCGCGTCGCGTCGCATCGCTCGGGGTCGTCATCGGCCCTCCCTCAATCGGTCCAGCGGCAGTTTCGGCATCAATCTAACGGCAGAAATGGCAACGATGCAG
Proteins encoded:
- a CDS encoding cation:dicarboxylase symporter family transporter, with protein sequence MAAGLLSRVPAYVWTFLALAGGLAAGGFFPGPLAPVADATATLIAWVVAVVPLLILAALSPAIATLVRRGLAGRFAGAVVLWYVFTSTVAGLIAVVTSATIFRIPLATGDRGVWTEAAAMLRSLGEGGASWPLLAILAGVLLGAFGARHDPTYRVLRRIADSIEKAGGKLAYVMLPLILAFGITLGVRFGASLGLSHYLTMAAYTGGLVLVWWAFYTFVLVRRVGRRPVGPVLSGYYVPTAVFAAGTCSSLATLPVNLANAKKVGVRDEVADFVLPFGAVANLDASALAYVAYGPFVVSYVFGLELSWMMMLAAWPAVVLFTIAAPGLPAGMGTALWSATLFASMLGLEGQAQGEFIAGWIALSGGIPDMLRTATNTTGDGYTAIIFDGRFDEFFARDRG
- a CDS encoding aminopeptidase — translated: MADGRVAGGTVAEADVNLSPGARRLVHVNGRVLPGEVVVIVTDPTMGRYAEAVATAAREAGAAVTVCIIPMRDQDGQEPPPPVARAMAEAAVIFSPVRVSITHTRAMRAALEAGARVCMMTAYTDAIMTSPALLETDFEAQADVCHRLGAAFTEGKSARLTSPRGTDLRFGIAGRVANVLTNVPDPGELAPVPDIEVNVVPVTGSAEGTLIFDASVPYLGIGILEEPIVCSVREGAIVEMSGGAQADFLREHLESFGDPHCFNVAELGVGLNPNARLTGEMLEDEGVMGTIHIGIGTSHTLGGEIVAPTHYDLLMWEPTIAVDGRVVQRDKQVLV
- a CDS encoding type II toxin-antitoxin system RelE/ParE family toxin, producing the protein MTPESVVLRAAARRDVDEAITHYLKEAGSQVVLGFIEALQEAFGHIADNPRSGSHRHGHEVNLPGLRSRPLRGYPHLAFYMTGHNRIDFWRILHDRRDVPEWLRDS
- a CDS encoding aldo/keto reductase, whose protein sequence is MTTPSDATRRDFLIRLAGAGAVLAAPRALFGSKPPVQETLPTRPIPGTEETLPIVGFGSSKPVLEIRTEGTEPVAGVIRVLLDHGGRVVDTSPRTPEIDAEFGTVLTAPEFSGRLFVATKINTDGEAAGIEQMRQNQRLVGSRTLDLLEVESMRDLDVHWPNVLRWKDSGEARYIGVTTSSIPQHEAFEAFMRTQPLDFVQVNYSVMEPNAEDRLLPLAQDLGLAVLINRPFMNGSYFGRVSGRELPDWAVEFDCASWAQFSLKYILAHPAVTCALTETTNPDHMAENIGAAFGRLPDEAAKRRMRELVQDF
- a CDS encoding aminopeptidase, whose translation is MRRGAEILVRTCAGVQPAEDVVIVTDPERMAIARAVADAALETGAVASIVIPPERSIDNEEPGPAVAAALSAADAAFLPVTLALAHTRAVREAIGAGARVLSMTAFTERMMREGGLFTDFRARKPLCDAIAAKLTAGERLRVTNPAGTDLTMSLAGVTGNSHACLLDGPGFTAVPNIEANCAPAQGTAEGVFVCDGSIPYYGVGPIREPVTFRISKGFVTDIEGGDQAGFLADLLARQDDRWVYNLAQFAFGLNPACTEFTGEMLNDEGVNGTVHIGVGTSANLGGTVSAKTHFDAIARAPTVWIDDEAILRDGEILDMVRVREARRAFREFYATCFWSYRPDLEIGLDDVAWVAETLKRNGNLKAWQVASRLSP
- a CDS encoding type II toxin-antitoxin system VapC family toxin, with the translated sequence MRLLLDTHAFLWWVSDFRHIAESARQAIADPDSEVFVSAVSGWEIAIKKAKGRLAAPDNLAAVVEEKRFAHLPLTFDHAERAATLPLHHRDPFDRMLIAQARAEGLILVTRDSRIPLYDVPTLRA
- a CDS encoding aminotransferase class V-fold PLP-dependent enzyme; this encodes MNTSRRSFLRQSAGALALAPIVPVGRLALRAGRDSALPQEAWVARARAEIPASTESLYFQTGGIGPAPNAVIDHVQERLAFQNRSPAEPRISDEMAGIEPDLRAQLARVFGAGTEEVALTHSTSEGISIVAWSLNWEPGDEVVISNTEHPANVVPWYVLRDRFGIAIREIDLSPGTGLIDEVRGQLSDRTRMVSISHVSRNNGRTLRTDESAELGDLLRSRGVRYHLDGAQGPGCVPTDFRALGCDGYSTCGHKWLLAPKGTGALFVRREMLDDVHLSWAGSHSHATMDYEGGYTLLPSAARYEFGTRALADFAGFARAVEWMEGVGLGKIEERIQSLVDHAIEVVDATEGLGVSSPRARPDRSGVFVVQLQEGCDATQLYNDLREDEGILASPVREERDFRLSIHFFNTRDEIDTAIAAIAERCT
- the alr gene encoding alanine racemase, producing the protein MDRPSSPLPRRRFLHLTGAALGLAATSGCATAARTRGTGAGLLSAGAATDRVYTPERFDPWIELDRAAWTHNVREAARLAGGRPILAVVKNNAYGLGDRAVGPLLAGMPEVGGIAAVRVEEALAMREEGVTKPIVVMAEGSEDEIEELARHDVLPSVWLDDAPARLRSVSRRLGRPVPVQLFIDTGMNREGMPYTRARGWIEELVQSEYVDVNGTYTMFIHDLDFNREQLARFEELLAWARGKNLPLGTLHASPSFELFNLPEAHYDMVRPGNALFGNHLSGGEGAREMADLRPVFRMNARVVRVERLKPGDGAGFRHTFTADRATWVALLPIGRTDGYPSEANGTCDVLINGRLYPVAGGVNSAHTILDIGPEKTVEVGDVATLIGPDHPSVLPHTVAERTGRGFLGIIQSMNPRLPRRVV
- a CDS encoding type II toxin-antitoxin system prevent-host-death family antitoxin yields the protein MKVNMHEAKSQLSRLARLAREGEEVVICNSGQPWVRLTPYEESVEPRQPGGLEGRIVMAPDFDDEDDEIVAAFENSRIFPGAD
- a CDS encoding type II toxin-antitoxin system ParD family antitoxin; protein product: MNTMNISLPAPMKSFVDQQVAERGYGSCSAYIRELIRRDQDRQHLRGLLLEGGESDPAVTADTAYFDALRARVRRHATE